The following are encoded together in the Mesoterricola sediminis genome:
- a CDS encoding NTP transferase domain-containing protein: MPETIEGFILAAGLGTRMGPLSRALPKPAWPLKGRSVLAHGADSLRRAGLVRLACNAHHLPGPLRAAAAEADVEVFEEPTLLGSAGGLRHARGRAADPLAVWNGDILADPPWARFLEAHRALGADLSWLLVPHPGGPWNPVWLSREGRILPPGETGEGPYHFCGPALWGPRALALLPDEGPADTKAHVLPHLDRAFGIVVEPFPFWEIGSPDQLIEAAGRVAPEAEGRIPGSYVHPTAEPPAVLTRCVLGPGARVPPAVRDRDAFWFEEGGNLVRLAL, encoded by the coding sequence ATGCCGGAGACGATTGAGGGCTTCATCCTGGCCGCGGGCCTGGGCACGCGCATGGGCCCCCTGTCCAGGGCCCTGCCCAAACCCGCCTGGCCCCTCAAGGGACGCTCCGTCCTCGCCCACGGGGCCGACAGCCTGCGGCGCGCGGGCCTGGTCCGCCTGGCCTGCAACGCCCACCACCTGCCCGGGCCCCTCCGCGCCGCCGCGGCGGAGGCGGACGTGGAGGTGTTCGAGGAACCCACCCTGCTGGGCTCCGCCGGCGGCCTGCGCCACGCCCGGGGACGGGCTGCCGATCCGCTGGCCGTCTGGAACGGGGACATCCTGGCCGATCCCCCCTGGGCCCGCTTCCTGGAGGCCCACCGGGCCCTGGGCGCGGACCTCAGCTGGCTCCTCGTGCCCCACCCCGGCGGCCCCTGGAACCCGGTCTGGCTTTCCCGGGAGGGCCGCATCCTCCCGCCGGGCGAGACGGGCGAGGGACCCTACCACTTCTGCGGCCCCGCCCTCTGGGGCCCCCGGGCCCTGGCCCTCCTGCCCGACGAGGGCCCCGCCGACACCAAGGCCCACGTGCTCCCCCACCTGGACCGGGCCTTCGGCATCGTGGTGGAGCCCTTCCCCTTCTGGGAGATCGGCTCCCCCGACCAGCTCATCGAGGCCGCCGGCCGCGTGGCCCCGGAGGCGGAGGGGCGGATCCCCGGCTCGTACGTCCACCCAACGGCCGAACCTCCTGCCGTACTGACCCGCTGCGTCCTGGGGCCGGGGGCCCGGGTTCCGCCCGCCGTGCGGGACCGGGACGCCTTCTGGTTCGAGGAAGGGGGTAACCTTGTGCGGCTGGCGCTATAG
- a CDS encoding SprT-like domain-containing protein, protein MLVTVRHQAQAILRAAGWDLRPCPIVWSPRMSRCAGLFVVEKDRRGVWHPEIRLSIPLLRRRDRAWPVQVCGCHCRTPEEVVRRILEHELIHYKLWAEGVDFGHTDRFRQLAWEAFQHSAITHGIGHEEP, encoded by the coding sequence ATGCTCGTCACCGTCCGTCACCAGGCCCAGGCGATCCTCCGGGCCGCGGGCTGGGACCTGCGCCCCTGTCCCATCGTGTGGTCCCCCCGCATGAGCCGTTGCGCGGGCCTCTTCGTGGTGGAGAAGGACCGGCGCGGGGTGTGGCATCCGGAGATCCGCCTGTCGATTCCGCTGCTGCGCCGGCGCGACCGCGCGTGGCCCGTGCAGGTCTGCGGCTGCCACTGCCGCACCCCGGAGGAGGTGGTGCGCCGCATCCTCGAGCACGAGCTCATCCACTACAAGCTCTGGGCCGAGGGCGTGGACTTCGGGCACACCGACCGCTTCCGCCAGCTGGCCTGGGAGGCCTTCCAGCATTCCGCCATCACCCACGGCATCGGGCACGAGGAGCCCTGA
- a CDS encoding phosphotransferase has translation MNAVLQTVLDRWGCRNPVPLSGDAGLRQYFRVQHPQLGTALVVLYPPPADPSGNEDPYFEYRALQAYLDPVVRVPTTIQHDDELRAMLVEDLGDTTLEKRLTEHPEEEGAWAAQVASLLGTWLGLLTEGAPPRAFFMLRRFDLAKFEFEWAFCRDHFFGDFLQKDPPLWLDRFMDEVHRGLDSRSHSLAHRDFHVRNLMVRGDRLVTLDFQDARKGAATYDLASILFDGYWDWSPEAQGILVRGAMDELGWSETLLWEELNLSGLQRNLKALGTFGYQVVRRGKPCFAPAIPRTLRHVLGHFQRLHHGEGVLAAEHWLRLAEKRLLKTVD, from the coding sequence ATGAACGCCGTGCTCCAGACCGTCCTCGACCGCTGGGGGTGCAGGAACCCCGTCCCCCTCTCCGGCGACGCCGGCCTGCGGCAGTACTTCCGGGTCCAGCACCCCCAGCTGGGCACGGCCCTCGTCGTCCTGTACCCGCCCCCGGCCGACCCTTCGGGCAACGAGGACCCCTACTTCGAGTACCGGGCCCTCCAGGCCTACCTGGACCCCGTCGTCCGGGTGCCCACCACCATCCAGCACGACGACGAACTGCGCGCCATGCTCGTGGAGGACCTGGGCGACACCACCCTGGAAAAGCGGCTCACCGAGCACCCGGAGGAAGAGGGCGCCTGGGCCGCCCAAGTCGCCTCCCTCCTCGGCACATGGCTGGGCCTCCTCACCGAGGGCGCGCCCCCGCGGGCGTTCTTCATGCTGCGCCGCTTCGACCTGGCGAAGTTCGAGTTCGAATGGGCCTTCTGCCGCGATCACTTCTTCGGCGACTTCCTCCAGAAGGACCCGCCCCTGTGGCTGGACCGCTTCATGGACGAGGTCCACCGCGGCCTCGATTCCCGCAGCCACAGCCTGGCCCACCGGGACTTCCACGTGCGCAACCTCATGGTGCGGGGCGACCGCCTCGTGACCCTGGACTTCCAGGACGCGCGCAAGGGCGCGGCCACCTACGACCTGGCCTCCATCCTCTTCGACGGCTACTGGGACTGGTCCCCCGAGGCCCAGGGCATCCTCGTCCGCGGCGCCATGGACGAGCTGGGCTGGAGCGAGACCCTCCTGTGGGAGGAGCTGAACCTCAGCGGCCTCCAGCGCAACCTGAAGGCCCTCGGGACCTTCGGCTACCAGGTGGTGCGCCGGGGCAAGCCCTGCTTCGCCCCCGCCATCCCCCGCACCCTCCGCCACGTCCTCGGCCACTTCCAGCGCCTGCACCACGGCGAGGGCGTCCTGGCCGCCGAGCACTGGCTCCGCCTGGCCGAGAAGCGCCTCCTCAAGACGGTGGATTAG
- a CDS encoding hemolysin family protein, with the protein MNPGALIATPLLILATAFFVVAEFAAVRVRSTQLEGLLDEDPRAAGALEVHRNLDRHLSSIQVAITLLTISLGAVGEDVFVKAFRHLFGLTPWPRAGWIAGTVLGIVLITLLQVVLAELLPRGVAIRNAQAWALRTAGPLLMWSRAIYPVTRLLTGLTHGLERALHMPAEPEESAPTEEELRRMLSRSGMKISRKELIGNLFDFSRRTVKEVAVPRTQVACFDVQRSLGENLALARTCPNTRLPLVDGDLDHVLGVIHLRDLLWALNERGEDLDLRSVARPAFLVPEMRLIQDLLLDFQKRQQHLALVVNEHGGVDGLVTLEDVLEELVGEIQDEFDREVVNLRRTRSGAWLAQGNVALEELEDHLGLRLEAEAGSVSLGGFFQERLGRILRAGDELRTAGWRIRVLEMRGMAPRKFLLKPLPEEDHAGDD; encoded by the coding sequence ATGAATCCAGGCGCCCTGATCGCCACGCCCCTGCTCATCCTGGCCACGGCCTTCTTCGTGGTCGCGGAGTTCGCCGCCGTGCGCGTGCGCAGCACCCAGCTCGAGGGCCTCCTCGACGAGGACCCGCGCGCCGCGGGGGCCCTGGAGGTGCACCGGAACCTGGACCGCCACCTCTCCAGCATCCAGGTGGCCATCACCCTGCTCACCATCAGCCTCGGCGCCGTCGGCGAGGACGTGTTCGTGAAGGCCTTCCGCCACCTCTTCGGGCTCACCCCGTGGCCGCGGGCCGGCTGGATCGCGGGCACCGTCCTCGGGATCGTCCTCATCACCCTCCTGCAGGTGGTCCTCGCCGAGCTCCTGCCCCGGGGCGTGGCCATCCGGAACGCGCAGGCCTGGGCCCTGCGGACGGCGGGCCCCCTCCTGATGTGGTCCAGGGCCATCTACCCCGTCACCCGCCTCCTGACCGGCCTCACCCACGGCCTCGAGCGCGCCCTGCACATGCCCGCCGAACCCGAGGAGTCCGCCCCGACCGAGGAGGAGCTGCGCAGGATGCTCAGCCGCAGCGGCATGAAGATCAGCCGCAAGGAGCTCATCGGCAACCTCTTCGACTTCTCCCGCCGCACCGTGAAGGAGGTGGCGGTCCCCCGGACCCAGGTGGCCTGCTTCGACGTCCAGCGGAGCCTCGGGGAGAACCTCGCCCTCGCGCGCACCTGCCCCAACACCCGGCTCCCCCTCGTGGACGGGGACCTGGACCACGTGCTCGGCGTCATCCACCTGCGGGACCTGCTCTGGGCCCTCAACGAGCGGGGCGAGGACCTGGACCTGCGGTCCGTGGCGCGCCCGGCCTTCCTCGTCCCCGAGATGCGCCTGATCCAGGACCTGCTGCTGGACTTCCAGAAGCGCCAGCAGCACCTGGCCCTCGTGGTGAACGAGCACGGCGGCGTCGACGGCCTCGTGACCCTGGAGGACGTGCTGGAGGAGCTGGTCGGCGAGATCCAGGACGAGTTCGACCGGGAGGTGGTCAACCTCCGGCGGACCCGGAGCGGCGCCTGGCTCGCCCAGGGCAACGTCGCCCTGGAGGAGCTCGAGGACCACCTGGGCCTCCGCCTCGAGGCGGAGGCGGGCTCCGTGAGCCTCGGCGGGTTCTTCCAGGAGCGCCTGGGGCGGATCCTCCGCGCCGGGGACGAGCTGCGCACCGCCGGATGGCGCATCCGGGTGCTGGAGATGCGGGGCATGGCCCCCCGCAAGTTCCTCCTCAAGCCCCTGCCCGAGGAGGACCATGCCGGAGACGATTGA
- a CDS encoding IS4 family transposase: protein MARTAATLPAGSRITDYMSLGVVAKTFPRTHVDDVLKRTGKTGARQRDLPAHVVVYYVIALALFMQASYGEVLRCLLEGVQWLMDKAVEPKVSHKSSISQARIRLGWEPMKVLHDEIVKPIATPQTRGAWFRNWRLVSIDGSTLDVPDEAENEAAFGSIESSRGKVAFPKVRFVCLCELGTHVMFGSCVDSYEVGEVALAEDVLPLLEPGMLCLADRGFNCFKLWKLAQGTGADLLWRLRKDMNLPREKQLQDGSYLSTFYEYWYDRKKSTNGIRVRVVEYTLEGMEGAEPIYRLATTILDPEKAPARELAALYHERWEIESAFDELKTHLRGRQVTLRSKTPDLVRQEFYGMMMAHFSIRGLMHEAALKGDVDPDRLSFLHAVRVIRRKLTRFASLPPSGKASIPSERPI from the coding sequence ATGGCGAGGACTGCGGCGACGCTCCCGGCAGGGAGTCGGATCACCGATTACATGAGCTTGGGGGTAGTGGCAAAGACCTTCCCCCGAACCCACGTTGACGATGTTTTAAAACGCACAGGCAAGACCGGTGCGCGGCAACGGGACCTCCCCGCCCATGTCGTCGTCTACTACGTGATCGCTCTCGCGTTATTCATGCAGGCTTCCTACGGTGAGGTGCTGAGGTGCCTGCTGGAAGGCGTCCAATGGTTGATGGACAAGGCTGTCGAGCCGAAGGTCTCCCACAAATCCAGCATTTCCCAGGCCCGAATTCGGCTTGGTTGGGAACCGATGAAGGTGCTTCACGACGAGATCGTCAAGCCTATCGCGACGCCTCAGACACGGGGTGCCTGGTTTCGAAACTGGCGGCTGGTGAGCATTGACGGAAGCACCCTTGATGTTCCAGATGAGGCTGAGAACGAGGCAGCCTTCGGATCCATAGAGTCATCACGAGGCAAAGTCGCATTCCCGAAGGTCCGGTTTGTTTGCCTCTGCGAGCTTGGGACCCATGTGATGTTCGGGAGCTGCGTAGATTCCTATGAGGTCGGAGAGGTTGCCTTGGCGGAGGACGTGTTACCCCTGCTCGAACCAGGGATGCTCTGCCTGGCCGATCGCGGATTCAATTGCTTCAAGCTATGGAAGTTGGCCCAAGGAACCGGGGCTGATCTCCTTTGGCGCCTGCGTAAGGACATGAACCTGCCCAGGGAGAAGCAACTGCAGGATGGAAGCTACCTGAGCACCTTCTACGAGTATTGGTATGACCGGAAGAAGTCCACGAATGGAATTCGGGTCCGCGTTGTGGAATACACCCTGGAGGGGATGGAGGGAGCGGAACCGATCTACCGCCTGGCGACTACCATCCTCGATCCAGAGAAAGCCCCAGCCAGGGAATTGGCTGCCCTCTATCACGAGCGATGGGAGATCGAGAGTGCGTTCGATGAATTGAAGACCCATCTCCGGGGTCGCCAGGTAACCCTTCGAAGCAAGACGCCTGACCTGGTCAGACAGGAGTTCTACGGGATGATGATGGCCCACTTTTCCATCCGCGGCCTGATGCATGAAGCGGCCCTGAAGGGGGATGTCGATCCCGATCGTTTATCGTTCCTGCACGCAGTTCGGGTGATTCGCCGCAAGCTGACGCGTTTCGCGTCTCTCCCCCCCTCGGGAAAGGCCAGCATTCCATCAGAGCGTCCTATCTGA
- a CDS encoding TolB family protein: MHPRFHSPLPVRLALAAAALALVAGCGGGPASQASAPPPAYEVIFDGQNPDGSRMLYYARPEGGAPQVLGRGYLGTRPQARPDGLALVYASLPTETAPMQLMLVTDLSQPALRLSPPGVGEREGAWSPDGTRLAFHSQQDEPDGDIFVARLRDGALEGRTNLTPRQPGDPEISPDVTPAWSPDGTRLAFTSYRSGSPALWVMAADGTQARQLTPTSATHGDYFPTWSPDGQWIAFQRLSQDAARIGLLPADGGSPAFFDFDGRAYAPSWSPDGQWIAFSGLRDGETDIYLQAPHSPELRRIVRPGVDQGPSWMRRRTP; the protein is encoded by the coding sequence ATGCACCCCAGGTTCCACAGTCCCCTTCCGGTCCGCCTGGCCCTGGCCGCCGCGGCCCTGGCCCTCGTGGCCGGATGTGGGGGCGGTCCGGCCAGCCAGGCCTCCGCCCCGCCCCCCGCCTACGAGGTGATCTTCGATGGCCAGAACCCCGACGGCTCCCGGATGCTGTACTACGCCCGGCCGGAGGGCGGCGCCCCCCAGGTGCTGGGCCGTGGCTACCTGGGCACCCGCCCCCAGGCCCGTCCCGACGGCCTGGCCCTCGTGTACGCCAGCCTCCCCACGGAAACGGCGCCCATGCAGCTCATGCTGGTCACGGACCTGAGCCAGCCGGCCCTCCGCCTCTCCCCCCCGGGCGTCGGCGAACGGGAGGGGGCCTGGTCCCCGGACGGCACCCGCCTCGCCTTCCACTCCCAGCAGGACGAACCGGATGGGGACATCTTCGTGGCCCGCCTCCGGGACGGAGCGCTGGAAGGCCGGACCAACCTCACGCCGCGCCAGCCCGGCGATCCCGAGATCTCCCCCGACGTCACCCCCGCCTGGTCTCCGGACGGCACCCGCCTGGCCTTCACCTCGTACCGCTCCGGCAGTCCCGCCCTCTGGGTGATGGCCGCCGATGGGACCCAGGCGCGGCAGCTGACGCCCACGAGCGCGACCCACGGCGACTACTTCCCCACCTGGTCCCCCGATGGCCAGTGGATCGCCTTCCAGCGCCTCTCCCAGGACGCCGCCCGCATCGGCCTCCTGCCGGCCGATGGCGGATCGCCCGCCTTCTTCGACTTCGACGGCCGGGCCTACGCCCCCTCCTGGTCTCCTGACGGCCAATGGATCGCCTTCAGCGGGCTCCGGGACGGGGAGACCGACATCTACCTCCAGGCCCCCCACAGCCCCGAGCTGCGCCGGATCGTCCGCCCCGGTGTCGACCAGGGCCCCAGTTGGATGCGCCGGCGCACCCCCTGA
- a CDS encoding Lrp/AsnC family transcriptional regulator encodes MPKRDLDDMDRRLLAELGADARLTQVTLAARVGLSRSAVQARLRRLEREGVILGYTLRLGVEKRPGIRAYLLVNGSGPSHDRAVKLLEAFPEVRVADSVSGDIDLVLQVEVERLEDLNRLRDDLARMPGVACTRTLLVLAPRFDRR; translated from the coding sequence ATGCCCAAGCGCGACCTGGACGACATGGACCGCCGCCTCCTCGCCGAACTGGGCGCGGACGCCCGCTTGACCCAGGTGACCCTGGCCGCCCGGGTGGGCCTGTCCCGCTCGGCCGTGCAGGCGCGTCTCCGGCGCCTGGAGCGGGAGGGCGTCATCCTCGGCTACACCCTGCGCCTGGGCGTGGAGAAGCGGCCCGGCATCCGCGCCTACCTCCTGGTGAACGGCAGCGGCCCCAGCCACGACCGCGCCGTCAAGCTCCTGGAGGCCTTCCCGGAGGTGCGGGTGGCCGATTCCGTGAGCGGCGACATCGACCTGGTGCTCCAGGTGGAGGTGGAGCGCCTCGAGGACCTGAACCGCCTCCGGGACGACCTGGCCCGGATGCCCGGCGTGGCCTGCACCCGCACCCTCCTGGTCCTGGCGCCCCGCTTCGACCGGCGGTAG
- a CDS encoding Do family serine endopeptidase — translation MKRHIKQLFMLSAFAGACMAVGMGLSYHWVAKAQEEQPVTVDAKGLDRLPPIAEVADKLNPTVVSITNTSFVKTRGRGGENPFGDDFFNWFFGPQRPGQRAPQEEEQRVQGAGSGVIISPDGEILTNNHVIDGVRGSDTQIEVKTSDGRSFKATILGKDKELDIALIKIDAKHLPYAKLGDSDAMRIGEWVVAIGNPLGLEHTVTQGIISAKGRQLTGPGLESFIQTDAAINRGNSGGPLLNLRGEVIGINTAIRPDGQNIGFAVPVNMIKRIIPDLKSGKPVSRGYLGVGTRPMDAEFQSSLGIKEGAVVSNVDRGTPADKAGIQRLDVITGVDGQKIRSGDELVAAIAGRRAGESVTVTVWREGKFKDIKVVLGDRRDLQKGDADEEESAPAPENDSKGGEKTLNLEKSYGFTVEALSPANRHQFGIPNDVKGVVVTYVATRSGAADKGLAPGLVITAVGPRDVEDLAQFNAEVKKAGGKKPLLLLVKAHRGGAITLAIPPR, via the coding sequence ATGAAACGTCACATCAAGCAACTCTTCATGCTGTCCGCCTTCGCCGGCGCCTGCATGGCCGTAGGCATGGGTCTCAGCTACCACTGGGTGGCCAAGGCCCAGGAAGAGCAGCCCGTGACGGTGGACGCCAAGGGTCTCGACCGCCTCCCCCCCATCGCGGAGGTGGCCGACAAGCTCAACCCCACCGTCGTCTCCATCACCAACACGAGCTTCGTCAAGACCCGCGGGCGCGGCGGCGAGAACCCCTTCGGCGACGATTTCTTCAACTGGTTCTTCGGGCCCCAGCGCCCCGGCCAGCGCGCCCCCCAGGAGGAGGAGCAGCGGGTCCAGGGCGCCGGCTCCGGCGTCATCATCAGCCCCGACGGCGAGATCCTCACCAACAACCACGTCATCGACGGCGTGCGCGGCTCCGACACCCAGATCGAGGTGAAGACCTCCGACGGGCGCTCCTTCAAGGCCACGATCCTGGGCAAGGACAAGGAACTGGACATCGCCCTCATCAAGATCGACGCCAAGCACCTGCCCTACGCCAAGCTCGGCGACAGCGACGCCATGCGCATCGGCGAGTGGGTGGTGGCCATCGGCAACCCCCTGGGCCTGGAGCACACGGTCACCCAGGGCATCATCTCCGCCAAGGGCCGCCAGCTGACGGGGCCCGGCCTCGAGTCCTTCATCCAGACCGACGCCGCCATCAACCGCGGCAACTCCGGCGGCCCCCTGCTCAACCTGCGGGGCGAGGTCATCGGCATCAACACCGCGATCCGCCCCGACGGCCAGAACATCGGCTTCGCGGTGCCGGTGAACATGATCAAGCGCATCATCCCCGACCTGAAGTCCGGCAAGCCCGTCAGCCGTGGCTACCTGGGCGTCGGCACCCGGCCCATGGACGCCGAGTTCCAGTCAAGCCTGGGCATCAAGGAGGGCGCCGTCGTTTCCAACGTGGACCGGGGCACCCCCGCGGACAAGGCCGGCATCCAGCGCCTGGACGTGATCACGGGCGTGGACGGCCAGAAGATCCGCAGCGGCGATGAGCTGGTGGCCGCCATCGCGGGCCGCCGCGCCGGGGAGTCCGTCACCGTCACCGTCTGGCGGGAAGGCAAGTTCAAGGACATCAAGGTCGTCCTGGGCGACCGCCGCGACCTCCAGAAGGGCGACGCCGACGAGGAGGAGAGCGCCCCCGCCCCCGAGAACGACTCCAAGGGCGGCGAGAAGACCCTGAACCTGGAGAAGTCCTACGGCTTCACCGTGGAGGCCCTGAGCCCCGCCAACCGCCACCAGTTCGGCATCCCCAACGACGTCAAGGGCGTCGTCGTCACCTACGTGGCCACCCGCTCCGGCGCGGCCGACAAGGGCCTCGCCCCCGGCCTCGTCATCACCGCCGTCGGCCCCAGGGACGTGGAGGACCTGGCCCAGTTCAACGCCGAAGTGAAGAAGGCCGGCGGGAAGAAGCCCCTGCTCCTGCTCGTCAAGGCCCACCGGGGCGGCGCCATCACCCTGGCCATCCCCCCGCGCTAG
- a CDS encoding GxxExxY protein, with translation MGRHWGEVDGEDHPHKEITQAIIGEAIEIQKALGHGLLEDPYKVCLAHSLRLAGHKVKREVFLDIEWRGLVGLILSPRASARSSAPPRSNRMLRMRGAIRHCSTDSLFQLLHAPARMGISHYYPRLRTHPSHNTVGTSLAKTPR, from the coding sequence ATGGGAAGGCATTGGGGAGAGGTCGACGGGGAGGATCATCCGCACAAGGAGATCACCCAGGCCATCATCGGGGAGGCCATCGAGATCCAGAAGGCTCTGGGGCACGGACTCCTGGAGGATCCCTACAAGGTCTGTCTGGCGCACTCCCTGAGACTGGCCGGCCATAAGGTGAAGCGGGAGGTTTTCCTGGATATCGAGTGGAGGGGGCTTGTGGGCTTGATCCTTTCTCCGCGAGCCTCAGCGAGATCCTCCGCGCCTCCGCGTTCCAATAGGATGCTGCGAATGCGCGGCGCCATCAGGCACTGCAGCACAGACTCACTATTCCAGCTCCTCCATGCTCCGGCACGGATGGGTATTAGCCATTACTATCCTAGATTACGAACACACCCTAGCCACAATACTGTCGGTACAAGCCTTGCCAAGACGCCTCGGTAG
- a CDS encoding VOC family protein: MPHIAHVALWTRDLEGLAAFYAEVLDARVGERYEHPAHGFASRFLAFDGGPTLELMETRQLTLETAPPGAQRLGLTHLAFSLGSPEAVDALTARLAAMGRPVLDRPRTTGDGYYESTVLDPDGNRLELTV, translated from the coding sequence ATGCCCCACATCGCCCACGTGGCCCTCTGGACCCGCGACCTGGAAGGGCTGGCGGCCTTCTACGCGGAGGTCCTGGACGCCCGGGTGGGCGAACGCTACGAGCACCCCGCCCACGGCTTCGCCTCCCGCTTCCTCGCCTTCGACGGCGGCCCGACCCTGGAGCTGATGGAGACCCGCCAGCTGACCCTGGAAACGGCCCCCCCGGGCGCCCAGCGCCTGGGCCTCACCCACTTGGCCTTCTCCCTCGGCTCCCCGGAGGCTGTCGATGCCCTCACGGCGCGCCTGGCCGCCATGGGCCGCCCGGTGCTGGACCGGCCCCGCACGACGGGGGACGGGTACTACGAAAGCACCGTCCTGGACCCTGACGGGAACCGCCTGGAGCTGACGGTGTAG
- a CDS encoding YML083C domain-containing protein, with protein MRLGLLAGLALAARLGAGEPRLLPGEGLAVAEAEGPVRVWGEAGRETPMGSLAKLVWLARSGPDWAARAVTFRCDGHWDGLPCWNREGHGPVDLAAAAQASCNLAFLAWARADLARAEARQGPSAARSALAADFRPFLGPREPPAGPLGPAWIGTGTLLRTSPAAFAAWLAAQGGLRSQAAGLLADAGGGWVKTGTAAAVTDPQRTWAWAAGVREGRILVLRLPEGRGKAEGLARFRAVADALAAGDPPPVFAGDPDGEARLRAPLAAAAEGTRAWGPWPAGTWTVQLHTRPGAFEAATGAPPQRAALWVGATLHLRPLAQLQRRDLGALLRHELVHRRLAGAGLRPWEEEARCLAAETQAAPPAVWPAPPEGADQAALDQALARGTTRAQAWAYAYLRAWLAGMPPPSHRPAAPPEAPGWREDRPEARVTVVWPVDRFPRDLTVNGAPLRPGPPRTWREGVTFGPGAPVARLEGEVRIEPAGRSWRVAWKVPASAWIAAAVDGELGPGAPAEARRALAAVLGAWLAAHPGGNHPDGSLCPLTHCAVIRGPGSPEARESAAAAPRAEPGWIWFCASQGGVSLAPAAVWGRGPVDAPPGAAVPGDPWAAWTRSLTPAQVQALKRQVRPGLAPGQRGLRLGPSGPYPVEDLRLAAGRSFGWATWPSNACAAQLLPDGSLRLEGHGLGHNVGLCLATARHQAEAGMAAEEILRRAFVP; from the coding sequence ATGAGGCTCGGGCTTCTCGCGGGTCTGGCCCTCGCCGCCCGCCTCGGCGCCGGCGAGCCGCGCCTCCTGCCCGGGGAGGGCCTCGCGGTGGCGGAGGCGGAGGGCCCCGTCCGGGTCTGGGGCGAGGCCGGCCGGGAGACCCCCATGGGCAGCCTGGCGAAACTGGTCTGGCTGGCCCGGTCCGGGCCCGACTGGGCGGCCCGGGCCGTCACCTTCCGCTGCGATGGCCACTGGGACGGCCTCCCCTGCTGGAACCGGGAGGGGCACGGGCCCGTGGACCTGGCCGCCGCGGCCCAGGCCAGCTGCAACCTCGCCTTCCTCGCCTGGGCCCGGGCCGACCTGGCCCGGGCCGAAGCCCGGCAGGGCCCCTCCGCCGCCCGGAGCGCCCTGGCGGCGGATTTCCGCCCCTTCCTCGGCCCGCGGGAACCCCCCGCCGGCCCCCTGGGCCCCGCCTGGATCGGCACCGGCACCCTGCTGCGCACCAGCCCCGCGGCCTTCGCGGCCTGGCTCGCCGCCCAGGGCGGCCTGCGGTCCCAGGCCGCCGGGCTCCTGGCCGACGCCGGGGGCGGGTGGGTGAAGACGGGCACCGCGGCCGCGGTGACGGACCCCCAGCGGACCTGGGCCTGGGCGGCCGGCGTCCGGGAAGGGCGGATCCTCGTCCTCCGCCTTCCGGAGGGCCGGGGAAAGGCGGAGGGCCTGGCCCGCTTCCGGGCGGTGGCCGACGCGCTCGCAGCGGGGGATCCCCCGCCCGTCTTCGCCGGGGACCCGGACGGGGAGGCCCGCCTCCGGGCGCCCCTGGCCGCCGCGGCCGAGGGGACCCGGGCCTGGGGCCCCTGGCCCGCCGGCACCTGGACCGTCCAGCTCCACACCCGCCCCGGCGCCTTCGAGGCCGCCACGGGGGCCCCGCCCCAGCGGGCCGCCCTCTGGGTGGGCGCCACCCTCCACCTGCGGCCCCTGGCCCAGCTCCAGCGCCGCGACCTGGGCGCCCTCCTCCGCCACGAACTGGTCCACCGCCGCCTCGCCGGGGCGGGGCTCCGCCCCTGGGAGGAGGAGGCCCGCTGCCTGGCCGCCGAAACCCAGGCCGCGCCTCCCGCCGTCTGGCCCGCGCCCCCGGAGGGGGCGGACCAGGCGGCCCTGGACCAGGCCCTCGCCAGGGGGACCACCCGGGCCCAGGCCTGGGCCTACGCGTACCTGCGGGCCTGGCTGGCGGGGATGCCGCCCCCCTCCCATCGGCCGGCCGCCCCCCCGGAAGCCCCCGGCTGGCGGGAGGACCGCCCCGAGGCCCGGGTTACGGTTGTATGGCCTGTCGATCGCTTCCCCCGGGACCTGACGGTCAACGGAGCACCCCTCCGGCCCGGCCCGCCCCGCACCTGGCGGGAAGGCGTCACCTTCGGCCCCGGGGCGCCCGTGGCGCGCCTGGAGGGGGAGGTGCGCATCGAACCAGCGGGCAGGAGCTGGCGGGTGGCCTGGAAGGTGCCCGCCTCCGCCTGGATCGCCGCCGCCGTGGACGGGGAGCTGGGCCCCGGGGCGCCCGCCGAGGCCCGCCGCGCCCTGGCGGCCGTGCTCGGCGCCTGGCTCGCGGCCCATCCGGGGGGCAACCACCCCGACGGCAGCCTCTGCCCCCTCACCCACTGCGCCGTGATCCGGGGCCCGGGCTCCCCGGAGGCCCGGGAATCGGCGGCCGCCGCCCCCCGGGCGGAACCGGGCTGGATCTGGTTCTGCGCCTCCCAGGGCGGGGTCTCCCTCGCCCCCGCGGCCGTGTGGGGCCGCGGGCCGGTGGACGCGCCCCCCGGAGCCGCCGTTCCCGGCGATCCCTGGGCCGCCTGGACCCGCAGCCTCACCCCCGCCCAGGTCCAGGCCCTCAAGCGCCAGGTCCGGCCCGGCCTCGCCCCCGGGCAGCGGGGCCTCCGCCTGGGGCCCAGCGGCCCCTACCCCGTGGAGGACCTCCGGCTCGCAGCCGGCCGGTCCTTCGGCTGGGCCACCTGGCCCAGCAACGCCTGCGCCGCCCAACTCCTCCCCGACGGGTCCCTCCGGCTGGAGGGCCACGGCCTGGGCCACAACGTGGGCCTCTGCCTCGCCACGGCCCGCCACCAGGCCGAGGCCGGCATGGCGGCCGAGGAGATCCTCCGGCGGGCCTTCGTCCCCTGA